In Flavobacterium endoglycinae, one DNA window encodes the following:
- a CDS encoding alpha/beta hydrolase family protein: MTYQNGADTLFVKSTVTNAVFSFPSGRQALFTKNNHFVYYAGQALHIVDLKNHKSERFNVLPNYTYSETADKLIMQQAEENKLLIYTPMGKTREIAQVQKFSLSPDTEILIYCTFRSGTNYVNLLDLHKDGSSKIIAEGADYFDNFSWSQNSKAVAFYSKSASETVNCLLFYSLKSGDLFELNPKLENSISKEMEISDKSGNALLVSEKSQMVFFKMAIRTAAETVKESNAEIWNTNDKWVFPEEQNYGKFHEQPKLMVWRPFTGSVLPISSDILPHVMLTGDNSHAILSNPQEYEPQFEAEGPRDFYIMDVKTGFKELILKKQSAVFYDVVCSPQGRYIAYFNAGNWWIYDSKMKSHTNITSRTGTAFEGKFRVFEPLTTFGNPAWNKDDKEILLYDEFDIWAITPDGKKSRRLTRGRELKIRFRIAAIPNTNGLEFKYNGLVIPNIDLEKGLLLKAEGDDGKTGYYSWNKKDGLQPIIYRNSYISDINYSANKKLYFVTEQKFDLPPRLISTKKSSEEKIIYQSNEHHKMFYWGRSELINFKNSKQRSLKGVLYYPANYYPKKKYPMIVSIYEKQSEELHKYQNPTAYNDAGVNPSVLASLGYFVFLPDIIHESENVGPSTLDCVTAGTQKIIDMGIIDSKRIALLGHSFGGYETLFVVNQTKMFATAVASGAITDLRSHYLTMGWNNSKPDMWRYGTEEWRLSGKTPFENPADFDRNSPLEWITNLETPLLMWSGKEDTQVDWRQSIEYYLALRRLGKKSVLLLYPGENHVPSKQVNQKDITEKVIQWMDYYLKDKKNYPWIKKAME; this comes from the coding sequence ATGACCTATCAGAATGGAGCGGACACGCTGTTTGTTAAAAGTACAGTCACCAATGCAGTTTTTTCTTTTCCGTCCGGACGGCAGGCACTTTTCACCAAAAATAATCACTTCGTTTATTATGCAGGTCAGGCTTTACATATTGTCGATCTTAAAAATCATAAGAGTGAAAGGTTTAATGTTCTGCCAAACTACACATATTCTGAAACAGCTGACAAACTGATCATGCAGCAGGCTGAAGAAAATAAATTACTGATTTATACTCCGATGGGAAAAACAAGAGAAATCGCGCAAGTCCAGAAATTCTCACTGAGTCCCGACACAGAAATTCTGATTTACTGCACATTTAGATCTGGAACCAATTATGTAAATCTTCTGGATCTTCATAAAGACGGCAGTTCAAAAATAATTGCTGAAGGCGCTGATTATTTTGATAATTTTTCCTGGAGCCAAAACTCAAAAGCGGTGGCATTTTATTCTAAAAGCGCTTCTGAAACTGTTAACTGTCTTCTTTTTTATTCGCTGAAATCAGGCGATTTATTTGAACTGAATCCAAAACTTGAAAATTCCATATCGAAAGAAATGGAGATAAGCGATAAGTCTGGAAACGCATTGCTTGTTTCTGAAAAATCGCAAATGGTATTTTTTAAAATGGCAATCAGAACTGCTGCCGAAACCGTTAAAGAGTCCAATGCAGAGATTTGGAATACCAATGATAAATGGGTTTTTCCTGAGGAGCAGAATTACGGAAAATTTCATGAACAACCAAAGCTAATGGTGTGGCGGCCTTTTACAGGATCTGTATTACCGATTTCTTCAGATATTCTGCCTCATGTAATGCTGACAGGAGACAATTCACATGCTATTTTATCTAATCCGCAGGAATATGAACCCCAGTTTGAGGCTGAGGGACCACGCGACTTTTATATTATGGATGTCAAGACTGGTTTTAAAGAACTCATACTAAAAAAACAGTCAGCAGTATTTTACGATGTGGTCTGCTCTCCTCAAGGCCGGTATATTGCTTATTTCAATGCAGGAAACTGGTGGATTTATGACTCAAAAATGAAATCCCACACCAATATTACCTCGAGGACTGGAACAGCTTTTGAAGGAAAGTTTCGTGTTTTTGAACCTCTAACCACATTTGGAAATCCAGCATGGAACAAGGACGATAAGGAAATCCTTCTTTATGATGAATTTGATATCTGGGCAATAACCCCAGATGGAAAAAAATCTCGACGGCTGACGCGCGGACGGGAGCTTAAAATTAGATTCCGAATTGCTGCAATCCCAAACACAAACGGTCTGGAATTTAAGTATAACGGACTTGTTATACCGAATATAGATCTGGAAAAGGGATTGCTTTTAAAGGCTGAAGGCGATGATGGGAAGACTGGTTATTACAGCTGGAATAAGAAAGATGGACTGCAGCCGATTATTTACCGGAATTCTTACATTAGTGATATAAACTATAGCGCCAATAAAAAGTTATATTTTGTCACCGAACAAAAATTTGATCTGCCTCCCAGACTGATTTCTACGAAAAAATCATCAGAGGAAAAAATAATTTACCAAAGCAATGAACATCACAAAATGTTTTATTGGGGAAGAAGCGAACTTATAAATTTTAAAAACTCAAAACAAAGAAGTCTAAAAGGAGTGTTATACTATCCAGCAAATTACTATCCTAAAAAAAAATATCCGATGATCGTTAGTATTTATGAAAAGCAGTCAGAGGAATTGCATAAATACCAAAATCCGACAGCCTACAATGATGCCGGAGTTAATCCTTCTGTCTTGGCCTCACTAGGATATTTTGTATTTCTTCCCGATATTATTCATGAAAGCGAAAATGTTGGACCATCAACGCTAGACTGCGTAACTGCAGGAACTCAGAAAATTATCGATATGGGAATAATTGATTCCAAAAGAATTGCTTTGCTGGGACATTCCTTCGGAGGTTACGAGACTTTGTTTGTAGTTAATCAAACTAAAATGTTTGCCACAGCTGTAGCCAGCGGAGCAATCACGGATTTGAGAAGCCATTATCTGACTATGGGATGGAACAATTCAAAGCCAGATATGTGGCGTTACGGAACTGAAGAATGGAGGTTAAGCGGAAAAACTCCGTTTGAAAATCCGGCTGACTTTGATAGAAATTCTCCGCTTGAATGGATCACGAATCTGGAGACGCCTCTTTTAATGTGGAGTGGGAAAGAAGATACTCAGGTAGACTGGCGACAGAGCATAGAATACTATCTCGCGCTGCGGAGACTAGGAAAAAAAAGTGTACTGCTTTTATATCCTGGTGAAAATCATGTGCCATCGAAACAGGTTAACCAAAAGGATATTACTGAGAAGGTCATCCAATGGATGGATTATTATCTTAAGGATAAGAAAAATTATCCGTGGATAAAAAAAGCAATGGAATAA
- a CDS encoding RagB/SusD family nutrient uptake outer membrane protein: MKALIKFISICSLAVLFTACDSFVEVDLPKSQLSNVAVFDSYSTADAALADIYAKIRDAGPLNGSYTGLSNQLGNYADELTAYGGPSNPSIDFYNNSLLASSGNVLQYWNSSYNQIYAANAVIEGLQASRNIAEEDKKKLLGEALFIRALSHFYLVKLFGGIPYIFGTDYRLNSKARRLGVEEIYTYIITDLEKAVELLPETYSSIERTRPNKYCVKALLSRTYLENGFYQEASNEASSIINNSALYSLSAIDAVFLLNSAETIWQLKPAEPGQNTSEGTLFIFDQGPPSFASLSSQLVESFSAQDLRRSVWIRKVTNNGESWFHAYKYKEQSYTSPSKEYSIIFRIAEQFLIRAESRARWGDLIGAKEDLNVIRSRAGLNNTTAETQDEILDAVLQERRWEFFTECGHRFFDLQRFKKLDAVLSLSKPGWNTDDLLFPIPENEIKTNPDLGPQNAGY, encoded by the coding sequence ATGAAAGCACTAATTAAATTCATAAGCATCTGCAGTTTAGCAGTGCTTTTTACAGCCTGTGATTCATTTGTAGAAGTTGATCTTCCAAAATCACAGCTCTCTAATGTGGCAGTTTTTGACAGCTACTCTACTGCAGATGCGGCTCTGGCAGACATTTATGCTAAAATTAGAGATGCCGGTCCGCTCAATGGTTCCTATACCGGACTATCAAACCAGTTGGGAAACTATGCAGATGAATTAACTGCCTATGGAGGACCATCCAATCCAAGTATTGATTTTTATAACAATAGTCTCTTGGCGTCATCAGGAAATGTTTTACAGTATTGGAATTCCAGCTATAATCAGATTTACGCCGCTAATGCAGTAATTGAGGGACTTCAGGCCAGCAGGAATATTGCCGAAGAGGACAAAAAGAAGCTTTTAGGGGAAGCACTGTTTATTCGTGCACTGTCGCATTTTTATCTGGTCAAGCTTTTTGGCGGTATTCCTTACATATTTGGCACAGACTATCGGCTTAACAGCAAAGCCCGCAGGCTCGGCGTGGAGGAAATATACACTTATATAATTACAGATCTTGAAAAAGCTGTTGAGCTTTTGCCGGAAACATACAGTTCGATCGAGAGAACGCGTCCCAATAAATACTGTGTCAAGGCTTTACTGTCAAGAACTTATCTTGAGAATGGATTCTACCAAGAGGCTTCAAATGAAGCGTCATCCATTATCAATAATAGCGCACTATATTCGCTTTCTGCCATAGACGCCGTCTTTCTGCTGAATTCTGCAGAAACAATCTGGCAGCTTAAGCCAGCCGAGCCAGGACAGAATACCTCTGAGGGAACATTATTCATATTTGATCAGGGACCGCCTTCTTTTGCTTCCTTGAGTTCTCAGCTTGTGGAGTCTTTTTCAGCACAGGATCTTCGAAGATCAGTCTGGATTAGGAAAGTCACAAATAACGGCGAGTCTTGGTTTCATGCCTATAAATATAAGGAGCAGAGCTACACTTCACCATCAAAAGAATATTCTATCATTTTCCGAATTGCAGAGCAATTCCTTATAAGAGCTGAGTCGAGGGCCAGATGGGGGGACCTGATAGGTGCAAAAGAAGATCTAAATGTTATTAGAAGTCGCGCGGGACTGAACAATACAACGGCTGAGACTCAGGATGAGATTCTCGATGCAGTGCTTCAGGAAAGAAGATGGGAATTTTTTACAGAATGCGGCCATCGTTTCTTCGATCTCCAGCGCTTCAAAAAACTTGATGCTGTCTTGTCCTTATCCAAACCTGGCTGGAACACTGATGACCTGCTGTTTCCAATTCCCGAAAATGAAATCAAAACGAACCCCGATCTAGGGCCTCAGAATGCTGGATATTAA
- a CDS encoding SusC/RagA family TonB-linked outer membrane protein: MALIFSFSSSSARNSNRSFSSFFQQNQVHGVITDGSSPLPGVTLAVKGRPNAAAITDYTGHYAISAGTTDTLVVSFIGFKTKLIPVSAQSKINIVLEFDTTTLKEVRVNAGYYTVKESDRTGSIARITSKDIDTQPVTNVLAAMQGRMAGVSITQSSGVPGGGFDIKIRGQNSLRADANSPLYIIDGVPYSSEPIGSTLTSTIFQSSTSPLNSINPDTIESIEVLKDADATSIYGSRGANGVVLITTKKGKAGKTSFSFTSSTGAGTVTRFLKLMNTKQYLDMRRQAFINDGIPFGEADYDINGTWDQNRDTDWQKELLGGTAHIYDFQGSISGGSENTQFIFNGSYNSQSTVFPGDFKYSRGGGQLNINHRSEDKKFKITLSANYTVQDNNQPSKDYSSFSRFLPPNAPALYNTDGSLNWENATWQNPLSNNNSLFNSKTKDFLASTLLSYELANNLFVKSSFGYSTLTTLETRTMPSTLYNPIYNVSSMRSSLYTNNTERSSWIIEPQINWKKNISNGVLDILAGATFQQQSGSNLYIYAGGFSSNSLIYNLAAANYVAVLGNDESDYKYQAFFGRINYNLNQRYIVNLTARRDGSSRFGPGNRFAVFGAVGAAWIFSKENFLKNSSWLSFGKLRSSYGSTGNDQIGDYQYLNTYSSSGVAYDGVIGLQPSRLFNPDFGWEINKKLEMAVELGFLKDCISLSAAYYQNRSSNQLVGIPLPGTTGFPTLQANLAATVENRGLEFTLRTVNYNKEHFKWTTSFNVTASRNELLRFPGLESSSYSQKYRIGSPLNIYLMYKLKGVNQQTGIYEYEDLNKDGKITYPEDRQYAADLNPKYFGGFQNQFEYKNWKLDFLFQFVKQQNQIYPMGAPGNMANQQQRITNSWKNPGDIAPYQIFTTGQNSAAAAGQYYFYDSNATLTDASFIRLKNIAVSYKLPLKLQQSSCTVMLQAQNLLTFTNYKDGDPEFITYGFLPPLKIISASVQLTF, translated from the coding sequence ATGGCACTGATATTCTCTTTCTCATCTTCTTCAGCCCGAAATTCTAATCGGAGTTTCAGTTCTTTTTTTCAACAGAATCAGGTTCATGGTGTTATCACGGACGGAAGTTCTCCGCTTCCTGGAGTAACACTTGCTGTTAAAGGCAGACCCAATGCCGCTGCGATTACTGATTATACAGGTCACTACGCGATTTCCGCCGGTACAACTGATACTCTAGTAGTTTCTTTTATAGGTTTTAAAACAAAACTTATTCCTGTTTCAGCACAGTCCAAAATAAACATTGTTTTGGAGTTCGATACAACCACATTAAAGGAAGTCCGGGTGAATGCTGGCTACTATACCGTTAAGGAAAGTGACCGGACGGGGAGCATTGCCCGGATTACCTCGAAAGATATAGATACCCAGCCTGTCACAAATGTTTTGGCAGCCATGCAGGGGCGGATGGCTGGGGTAAGCATTACCCAGTCCTCCGGAGTTCCCGGCGGTGGTTTCGATATTAAAATCCGAGGGCAGAACAGCCTTCGGGCAGATGCGAATTCACCGCTTTATATTATTGACGGAGTGCCCTATTCTTCGGAACCGATCGGTTCTACTTTAACCTCTACCATTTTTCAATCCTCAACAAGTCCATTAAACAGTATTAATCCAGATACTATAGAAAGCATAGAGGTATTGAAAGACGCTGATGCGACTTCCATCTATGGATCTCGCGGAGCAAATGGAGTGGTTCTCATTACCACAAAAAAGGGGAAAGCAGGAAAAACTAGTTTCAGTTTTACAAGTTCAACAGGAGCAGGCACTGTGACACGATTTCTAAAACTAATGAATACGAAACAGTACCTAGATATGAGAAGACAGGCATTCATTAACGATGGAATTCCATTTGGTGAAGCTGATTATGATATAAATGGGACATGGGATCAAAACCGGGACACCGACTGGCAGAAGGAATTATTGGGAGGAACAGCTCATATATACGATTTCCAAGGCAGTATTTCAGGGGGCAGCGAAAACACCCAGTTTATATTCAATGGGAGCTACAACAGCCAGAGCACTGTTTTTCCAGGCGATTTTAAATACTCTCGCGGTGGAGGACAGCTGAATATTAACCACCGCTCTGAGGATAAAAAGTTTAAAATAACGCTGTCCGCTAATTATACTGTTCAGGATAATAATCAGCCGTCAAAAGATTATTCAAGCTTTTCCAGATTTTTACCTCCAAATGCGCCGGCATTATACAATACGGATGGTTCTCTAAACTGGGAGAACGCAACGTGGCAGAACCCGCTTAGTAATAATAATTCACTATTCAATTCGAAAACAAAAGATTTTCTTGCAAGCACCCTGCTGTCGTATGAGCTCGCAAATAATCTTTTTGTGAAAAGCAGTTTCGGGTATTCCACTCTTACCACATTAGAAACTAGAACGATGCCTTCCACCTTGTACAATCCTATTTACAATGTCAGCAGTATGCGTTCATCACTTTATACAAATAATACAGAGCGATCATCATGGATTATTGAGCCACAGATAAATTGGAAGAAAAACATATCAAATGGAGTCTTAGATATCTTGGCAGGTGCCACTTTTCAACAGCAGTCGGGCAGTAATCTATATATTTATGCAGGAGGATTCAGTTCAAACAGTCTGATATATAATCTGGCTGCCGCTAATTACGTTGCTGTGCTTGGGAATGACGAAAGCGATTATAAGTACCAGGCATTTTTTGGACGTATAAATTACAATTTGAATCAGCGATACATAGTGAACCTGACTGCCAGACGCGATGGATCAAGCAGGTTTGGTCCGGGCAACCGGTTTGCAGTTTTTGGAGCAGTAGGGGCAGCGTGGATTTTTTCTAAAGAGAACTTTTTAAAAAACAGTTCGTGGCTGAGTTTTGGCAAGCTCCGTTCAAGTTACGGCTCGACGGGTAACGATCAGATTGGAGACTATCAGTACCTAAATACTTATTCAAGCTCCGGTGTAGCCTACGACGGAGTCATAGGACTTCAGCCTTCCAGACTTTTTAATCCTGATTTTGGATGGGAAATCAATAAAAAGCTGGAAATGGCTGTTGAACTTGGATTTCTAAAAGATTGTATTTCATTGTCGGCAGCGTATTATCAGAACAGGTCTTCTAACCAGCTTGTTGGTATTCCATTGCCGGGGACTACTGGGTTTCCAACATTGCAGGCCAATCTAGCGGCAACTGTTGAGAATAGGGGACTGGAGTTTACCCTTCGCACGGTTAATTACAATAAAGAGCACTTTAAGTGGACTACCAGTTTTAACGTAACTGCCTCCAGAAACGAGCTTCTGCGATTTCCTGGTCTGGAGAGTTCCTCTTACAGCCAAAAATATAGAATTGGAAGTCCGCTGAATATTTATCTCATGTATAAATTAAAAGGAGTAAATCAGCAGACAGGCATATACGAATACGAGGATTTAAATAAAGATGGAAAAATCACGTACCCAGAAGACAGACAGTATGCGGCAGACTTAAATCCTAAATATTTTGGTGGTTTTCAGAACCAGTTTGAATATAAAAATTGGAAACTTGACTTTCTCTTCCAGTTCGTAAAACAGCAGAACCAGATCTATCCAATGGGGGCACCAGGTAATATGGCCAACCAGCAGCAACGCATTACCAACAGCTGGAAAAATCCCGGAGATATTGCGCCTTACCAAATTTTCACGACAGGGCAGAACAGTGCGGCGGCAGCGGGCCAGTATTATTTCTATGACAGTAATGCTACTTTAACCGACGCGTCTTTTATCAGACTGAAAAATATAGCAGTTTCGTATAAGCTGCCTTTAAAACTGCAGCAGTCAAGCTGTACGGTAATGCTGCAGGCGCAGAACCTTTTGACTTTTACAAATTACAAAGATGGGGATCCGGAATTCATAACCTACGGATTTCTTCCTCCTTTAAAAATAATTTCAGCTTCTGTGCAACTAACATTTTAA
- a CDS encoding mobilome CxxCx(11)CxxC protein, producing MNKEEQLRIDSWNNSIQAFGKSYIFSKRAQFYSNWNKFLTIMGIVVPLTIGATASGYGFDSKILKNTIAISIPLSIIQLIISAFALVNNWNDNLSYSLEAVNDYNSLSDGFKKLGKNPPENYNEFLKSFEILETKMTSRSENDAKYNIKERELRKGMRYALREFQRKCVGCDKIPISITSTDCEVCGNYNRSLIHKILFHG from the coding sequence ATGAATAAAGAAGAACAATTAAGAATTGATTCTTGGAACAATTCAATTCAAGCTTTTGGAAAAAGTTACATTTTCAGTAAAAGAGCTCAATTTTATAGCAATTGGAATAAATTTCTAACAATAATGGGAATCGTTGTTCCTCTCACAATTGGAGCTACTGCATCTGGATACGGATTTGATTCTAAAATTTTAAAGAATACAATTGCTATATCAATTCCTTTATCAATCATTCAACTAATAATATCAGCTTTTGCACTTGTAAATAATTGGAATGATAATTTATCATACTCATTAGAAGCTGTAAACGACTACAATAGCTTGTCAGATGGATTTAAAAAATTAGGTAAAAATCCACCGGAAAATTATAATGAATTTTTAAAATCGTTTGAAATATTAGAGACAAAAATGACTTCAAGGTCAGAAAACGATGCTAAATACAATATAAAAGAAAGAGAATTGCGTAAAGGCATGAGATATGCCCTTCGAGAATTTCAAAGAAAATGTGTCGGTTGTGACAAAATTCCAATTTCAATTACATCGACAGATTGTGAAGTATGTGGAAATTATAACAGAAGTTTAATACATAAAATTTTATTCCATGGATGA